A portion of the Pseudomonas protegens CHA0 genome contains these proteins:
- a CDS encoding LysR family transcriptional regulator, protein MDRFNAMRVFTRIVELGGFAKAADSLQMPPASVTILIKQLEAHLGVQLLHRTTRQVSPTLDGAAYYQRCVRLLADLEESEAAFSLARHNPRGLLRIDMPVGIGRLLVIPALPEFSARYPQIELEIGLNDRPVDLIREGVDCALRGGPALDESLVARPLAQLQQVTCASPGYLRQRGVPRTPQELQGHQMVEYFSNVSGKRYGLEFFFAGQLQPVQLPKRVAVNSADGYLAACEAGYGLIQTPYYHVARQLQDATLQRVLEDYPLPALPLTALYPPQRHLSTRLRVFIDWLVELFARPGNHISCP, encoded by the coding sequence ATGGATCGTTTCAACGCCATGCGCGTCTTTACCCGTATCGTCGAGCTGGGCGGCTTTGCCAAGGCTGCCGACAGTCTGCAGATGCCGCCGGCTTCGGTGACCATTCTGATCAAGCAACTGGAGGCCCATCTGGGGGTGCAGTTGTTGCACCGCACCACCCGCCAGGTCAGCCCGACCCTGGACGGAGCCGCCTATTACCAGCGTTGCGTACGCTTGCTGGCGGACCTGGAGGAGAGTGAGGCGGCGTTTTCCCTGGCCCGGCACAACCCCCGTGGACTGTTGCGTATCGATATGCCGGTGGGCATCGGCCGGTTGCTGGTGATACCGGCGCTGCCGGAGTTTTCCGCGCGCTATCCGCAGATCGAACTGGAGATCGGCCTCAATGACCGCCCGGTGGACCTGATCCGCGAGGGCGTGGACTGTGCGCTGCGCGGTGGCCCGGCCCTGGACGAGAGCCTGGTGGCGCGGCCGCTGGCGCAGTTGCAGCAAGTCACCTGTGCCAGCCCCGGGTACCTGCGCCAGCGGGGGGTTCCCCGCACTCCGCAAGAGCTGCAAGGGCATCAGATGGTGGAGTATTTCTCCAATGTCAGCGGCAAGCGTTATGGCCTGGAATTCTTCTTCGCCGGCCAGTTGCAGCCGGTGCAGTTGCCCAAGCGGGTGGCGGTGAACAGCGCCGATGGCTACCTGGCGGCCTGCGAAGCCGGCTACGGGCTGATCCAGACCCCGTACTACCACGTTGCCCGGCAGTTGCAGGACGCGACCCTGCAGCGGGTGCTGGAGGACTACCCGCTGCCTGCATTGCCGCTGACCGCGCTGTACCCGCCCCAGCGGCACCTGTCGACCCGCCTGCGGGTATTCATCGATTGGCTGGTGGAGCTGTTCGCCCGCCCGGGCAATCACATTTCTTGCCCCTGA
- a CDS encoding acylase encodes MIISRQLPSFCLAALFLSFSGGAHALAQPEQTRAEIRRTSFGVPHIRADDERGLGYGIGYAYAQDNLCLMANEVLTVNAQRSQYFGAEGQTLEQRDNLSSDLFFSWLNTPQAVAAFWQAQTPAMRERMQGYVEGYNRQLAERQAQGLPEQCRGDWVRPLATSDLVKLTRRLLVEGGAGQFAEALAGATPPGATAQAGLPAEHWQLAAARQQRFALDRGSNAVAIGSERSFNGRGLLLANPHFPWVGGMRFYQMHLTIPGQLDVMGAALPGLPLINIGFNQHLAWTHTVDASKHFTLYRLQLDPKDPTRYLLDGRSLPLERQTLTVQSKGPDGQLQPRTHTLYSSVFGPIVQWPGELDWDHQYAYSLRDANLDNSRVLAQWYAMNQASSVAGLQDSVHQLQGIPWVNTLAVDDQGRALYMNQSVVPNVTQAKLAQCSDPRAGTRVIVLDGSRSACAWDIDPAAAQPGIFAASQLPQLARNDYLQHSNDSAWMVNLAAPLQGFSPVISEQDVPLKMRARFALDRLSRMRKAQVSDLQHLVTDDQVYLAGQVMPDLLQFCEQDLGADAQRLGPVCASLKAWDRSAGLQAGLGFVHFQGIMQPLLQDPSVWRVAFDPKDPQHTPRGLAIGRPAVARALRESMLASAQQVAEAGLGSDVRWGDIQQVSQGGQPTPVPGGPESLGVYNAIQSVPAADGKREVVSGTSYLNVVSFDEQGPRALGLLAFSLSSDPASAHFRDQTAAFARNQWSVLPFTEAQIRADGQYQLQVIEEPRKGAVLARQ; translated from the coding sequence GTGATCATTTCCAGGCAGTTACCGAGTTTTTGCCTTGCAGCCCTGTTTCTAAGCTTCAGCGGTGGCGCCCATGCCTTGGCGCAGCCCGAGCAGACCCGCGCCGAGATTCGCCGCACCAGTTTTGGTGTGCCGCACATCCGTGCCGACGACGAGCGCGGCCTGGGCTACGGCATCGGCTACGCCTACGCCCAGGACAACCTGTGCCTGATGGCCAATGAGGTGCTGACGGTCAACGCCCAGCGCTCGCAATACTTCGGCGCCGAGGGCCAGACCCTGGAACAGCGCGACAACCTCAGCAGCGACCTGTTCTTCAGTTGGCTCAACACTCCCCAGGCCGTTGCGGCCTTCTGGCAGGCCCAGACCCCGGCGATGCGCGAGCGCATGCAGGGTTACGTCGAGGGCTACAACCGCCAGCTGGCGGAGCGCCAGGCCCAGGGCCTGCCCGAGCAATGCCGGGGTGACTGGGTACGGCCGCTGGCCACCTCGGACCTGGTGAAACTGACCCGACGCCTGTTGGTGGAAGGCGGTGCCGGGCAGTTCGCCGAGGCCCTGGCCGGGGCCACGCCACCTGGAGCCACGGCCCAGGCCGGGCTGCCGGCCGAGCACTGGCAACTGGCGGCGGCACGCCAGCAGCGTTTCGCCCTGGACCGTGGCAGCAACGCGGTGGCCATCGGTAGCGAGCGTTCGTTCAACGGCCGTGGGCTGCTGCTGGCCAACCCGCATTTCCCCTGGGTCGGCGGCATGCGCTTCTACCAGATGCACCTGACCATTCCCGGGCAACTGGATGTGATGGGCGCGGCCTTGCCCGGCCTGCCGCTGATCAATATCGGCTTCAACCAGCACCTGGCCTGGACCCACACCGTGGACGCCTCCAAGCACTTCACCCTGTACCGCTTGCAACTGGACCCCAAGGACCCGACCCGCTACCTGCTGGACGGCCGTTCGCTGCCCCTGGAGCGCCAGACCCTGACCGTGCAGAGCAAGGGCCCGGACGGCCAGTTGCAGCCGCGTACGCACACGCTCTACAGCTCGGTCTTCGGCCCGATCGTGCAGTGGCCGGGGGAACTGGACTGGGATCATCAATATGCCTACAGCCTGCGCGACGCCAACCTGGACAACAGCCGGGTGCTGGCCCAGTGGTACGCGATGAACCAGGCCAGCAGCGTGGCCGGCCTGCAAGACAGCGTGCACCAGTTGCAGGGCATTCCCTGGGTCAACACCCTGGCGGTGGACGACCAGGGCCGGGCGCTGTACATGAACCAGTCGGTGGTGCCCAACGTCACCCAGGCCAAGCTGGCGCAGTGCAGTGATCCGCGGGCCGGCACCCGGGTCATCGTTCTGGATGGCTCGCGCAGTGCCTGCGCCTGGGATATCGACCCGGCAGCGGCGCAACCGGGGATCTTCGCCGCCAGCCAGTTGCCGCAACTGGCGCGCAACGACTACTTGCAGCATTCCAACGATTCGGCCTGGATGGTCAACCTGGCGGCGCCGCTGCAAGGCTTTTCGCCGGTGATCAGCGAGCAGGACGTGCCGCTGAAGATGCGCGCGCGCTTTGCTCTGGATCGCCTGAGCCGGATGCGCAAGGCCCAGGTCAGTGACCTGCAGCACCTGGTCACGGACGATCAGGTGTACCTGGCCGGCCAGGTGATGCCCGATCTGCTGCAGTTCTGTGAGCAGGACCTGGGGGCGGATGCCCAGCGCCTGGGGCCGGTGTGCGCCAGCCTGAAAGCCTGGGACCGCAGCGCGGGGTTGCAGGCCGGCCTGGGCTTCGTGCACTTCCAGGGCATCATGCAGCCGCTGTTGCAGGACCCCAGCGTGTGGCGCGTGGCCTTTGACCCGAAAGATCCCCAGCACACCCCACGGGGCCTGGCCATTGGCCGGCCAGCGGTGGCCCGGGCACTGCGCGAGTCGATGCTGGCTTCGGCGCAGCAGGTCGCCGAGGCCGGGCTGGGGAGTGACGTTCGTTGGGGCGATATCCAGCAGGTCAGCCAGGGCGGCCAGCCGACCCCGGTGCCCGGCGGCCCTGAAAGCCTGGGGGTGTACAACGCCATCCAGAGCGTGCCGGCGGCCGATGGCAAGCGTGAAGTGGTCAGCGGTACCAGCTACCTGAACGTGGTCAGCTTCGACGAGCAGGGGCCGCGCGCCCTGGGGCTGCTGGCGTTCTCCCTGTCCAGTGACCCGGCCTCAGCGCATTTTCGCGACCAGACCGCTGCATTCGCCCGCAACCAGTGGAGCGTGCTGCCCTTTACCGAAGCGCAGATCCGTGCCGATGGCCAGTATCAGTTGCAGGTGATCGAAGAGCCGCGCAAGGGGGCGGTACTGGCGCGCCAGTAA
- a CDS encoding FecR family protein encodes MSEQILSEAEYDAITQAAAQWCMRLHEPDCSDAERMAFQQWHDADPLHAFEYEAMREIWEVADQLPPSTLTAAPASAPVKLVPRRTWQQYGVAAAIALCALPLAAYSGWELGWVPSSYQRFEAGDSLRSVTLADGSQVQLNLGSTLTYSNYKDQRRVTLKKGEAFFKVSHDASHPFVVKAANGQVKVTGTQFNVWMYEDQVRVTLLQGSVLVSSNTALPGEGFRLEPGMQASYKAGDYQPQISQTYSNDSSLAWREGKLVLDNLALTDALPLINRYLDTPVQVADANTGKIRVGGIYNTREIKSLLTSLPKVLPVYLTRNRDGNPVINSLPQSPPKS; translated from the coding sequence ATGAGCGAACAGATCCTCTCAGAAGCCGAATACGACGCCATCACCCAAGCGGCAGCCCAATGGTGCATGCGCCTGCATGAACCCGACTGCAGCGACGCGGAGCGTATGGCCTTTCAGCAATGGCATGATGCCGACCCCCTGCACGCCTTCGAATACGAGGCGATGCGGGAAATTTGGGAAGTGGCCGATCAACTGCCCCCCTCCACCCTCACTGCCGCACCAGCCTCCGCACCGGTCAAGCTCGTTCCCCGGCGCACCTGGCAGCAGTATGGCGTGGCGGCGGCCATCGCCCTGTGCGCCCTGCCCCTGGCCGCCTACAGCGGCTGGGAACTGGGTTGGGTGCCGTCCTCCTACCAGCGATTCGAAGCCGGCGACAGCCTGCGCAGCGTGACCCTGGCCGATGGCAGCCAGGTGCAACTGAACCTGGGCAGCACCCTGACCTACAGCAACTACAAGGACCAGCGCCGGGTCACCCTGAAAAAAGGCGAAGCCTTCTTCAAGGTCAGCCACGACGCCAGCCACCCGTTCGTGGTCAAGGCCGCCAATGGCCAGGTCAAGGTCACCGGCACCCAGTTCAATGTGTGGATGTACGAGGACCAGGTGCGGGTCACCCTGCTCCAGGGCTCGGTCCTGGTGAGCAGCAACACCGCCCTGCCCGGCGAAGGTTTCCGCCTGGAGCCGGGCATGCAGGCCAGCTACAAGGCCGGCGACTACCAGCCGCAGATCAGCCAGACCTACAGCAACGACAGCTCCCTGGCCTGGCGCGAAGGCAAGCTGGTGCTGGACAACCTGGCCCTCACCGACGCCCTGCCGCTGATCAACCGCTACCTGGACACTCCGGTGCAGGTCGCCGACGCCAACACCGGCAAGATCCGCGTCGGCGGCATCTACAACACCCGGGAAATCAAGAGCCTGCTGACCTCGCTGCCCAAGGTGCTGCCGGTCTACCTGACGCGCAATCGCGATGGCAACCCGGTAATCAACTCACTGCCCCAGTCCCCGCCAAAAAGCTGA
- a CDS encoding PepSY domain-containing protein: MLKKTLAALLATASLLGAGAALADRPGAGWITIEKAIETAKTKAGYVEIYKIEADNDGYWEGEGRKSDGSVYEFRIDGASGNVLRDQKD, encoded by the coding sequence ATGTTGAAGAAGACGCTTGCCGCATTACTTGCCACCGCCAGCCTGCTGGGCGCTGGAGCGGCCCTGGCCGACCGTCCGGGGGCCGGTTGGATCACCATTGAAAAAGCCATTGAAACCGCAAAGACCAAAGCCGGCTACGTGGAGATCTACAAGATCGAAGCGGACAACGATGGCTATTGGGAAGGCGAAGGGCGCAAGTCCGATGGCAGTGTCTATGAGTTTCGCATCGACGGCGCCTCGGGCAATGTGCTGCGCGACCAGAAGGACTGA
- a CDS encoding Ldh family oxidoreductase has product MSASSVVVETPPQYLSLPALVQLLETIFQRHGCRAEVARCLAENCAGAERDGAHSHGVFRIPGYVSTLASGWVDGQAVPVVEDVAAAFVRVDAGNGFAQPALAAARELLVSKARSAGIAVLAIRNSHHFAALWPDVEPFAEEGLVALSVVNSMTCVVPHGADRPLFGTNPIAFAAPQAQGQPIVFDLATSAIAHGDVQIAARKGERLPPGIGVDSLGQPTQDPRAILEGGALLPFGGHKGSALSMMVELLAAALTGGNFSFEFDWSGHPGAKTPWTGQLLIVIDPSKAAGQSFAERSQELVRQMHAVGLKRLPGDRRHQQRERSQHAGIAIPAEQLQQLRALAQD; this is encoded by the coding sequence ATGTCTGCATCGTCCGTGGTTGTTGAAACACCGCCCCAATACCTTTCTTTACCGGCCCTGGTGCAGTTGCTGGAAACGATTTTCCAACGCCACGGCTGCCGCGCCGAAGTGGCCCGCTGCCTGGCCGAGAACTGTGCCGGCGCCGAGCGCGACGGAGCCCACAGCCATGGCGTGTTCCGCATTCCCGGTTATGTCTCGACCCTGGCCAGTGGCTGGGTCGACGGCCAGGCCGTGCCGGTGGTGGAGGATGTGGCGGCGGCCTTTGTCCGGGTCGACGCCGGCAACGGCTTTGCCCAGCCGGCCCTGGCTGCCGCCCGCGAGCTGCTGGTGAGCAAGGCCCGCAGCGCCGGTATCGCCGTGCTGGCTATCCGCAATTCGCACCACTTCGCCGCACTCTGGCCGGATGTCGAACCCTTCGCCGAGGAAGGATTGGTGGCCCTGAGCGTGGTCAACAGCATGACCTGCGTCGTGCCCCACGGCGCCGACAGGCCATTGTTCGGCACCAACCCGATCGCCTTCGCCGCACCCCAGGCCCAGGGCCAGCCGATCGTCTTCGATCTGGCCACCAGCGCCATTGCCCATGGCGACGTGCAGATCGCCGCGCGCAAGGGCGAGCGCCTGCCGCCGGGCATCGGTGTCGACAGCCTGGGCCAGCCGACCCAGGACCCCAGGGCGATTCTTGAAGGTGGCGCCTTGCTGCCGTTTGGCGGGCACAAGGGCTCGGCTCTGTCGATGATGGTGGAGCTGCTGGCGGCAGCCCTGACCGGGGGCAACTTCTCCTTCGAATTCGACTGGTCCGGCCACCCGGGGGCCAAGACGCCCTGGACCGGCCAGTTGCTGATCGTCATCGACCCGAGCAAGGCTGCCGGGCAGAGTTTTGCCGAGCGCAGCCAGGAGCTGGTGCGGCAGATGCATGCGGTGGGGCTCAAGCGCCTGCCGGGGGATCGCCGGCATCAGCAGCGCGAGCGTTCGCAGCACGCGGGCATCGCCATTCCCGCCGAGCAGTTGCAGCAATTGCGGGCGCTGGCCCAGGACTGA
- a CDS encoding DUF883 family protein gives MARKSAAQAENDQIKDQAFSELQALIEESEKLLKGSASLVGEEGESLRQQVSLKLKQALDSVSNVRERSKPVVDATEQYIGGHPWQTVAISAGFGLVVGLLLGRRS, from the coding sequence ATGGCTCGTAAATCTGCCGCGCAAGCGGAAAACGATCAAATCAAGGACCAGGCCTTCAGCGAACTGCAGGCGCTGATCGAAGAATCGGAAAAGCTGCTCAAGGGCAGCGCCAGCCTGGTCGGCGAAGAAGGTGAGAGCCTGCGCCAGCAAGTCAGCCTCAAGCTCAAGCAGGCGCTGGATTCGGTCAGCAATGTGCGCGAGCGCAGCAAGCCGGTGGTGGATGCCACCGAGCAGTACATCGGTGGCCACCCGTGGCAGACCGTGGCCATCTCCGCCGGTTTCGGCCTGGTGGTAGGCCTGTTGCTGGGCCGTCGTTCCTAA
- a CDS encoding LysR family transcriptional regulator: MNQMNIASVDLNLLKAFEALHDESSASRAALRLGVTQSAMSAALRRLRELYGDPLFVRTGRGLAPTLKANQLKPVVSEALNKCRQSLAMVAPDTADYQGRSVTLGLSDDFEIAYGRQMIEAVARRAPKLRLIFRQSHSQIVAEALLQRSVDLAISAGGFAERLLSRQVLGEGHYLCLADPASLAPGQQQISLEEFVAREHLLVSSQGFIGITDEGLANLGLSRQVCASTTHFAALPFLLKGSQAVATIPAHAARRIAELTGLQLLPCPLALPRYPIELGWRTSPQTDPLLVKVREAIVESFALTCSPPSGD; the protein is encoded by the coding sequence ATGAACCAGATGAATATCGCCAGTGTCGACCTCAACCTGCTCAAGGCTTTCGAGGCGCTGCATGACGAGTCCAGCGCCAGCCGCGCCGCCTTGCGCCTGGGGGTGACCCAGTCAGCCATGAGCGCTGCCCTGCGCCGGCTGCGCGAGCTGTATGGCGACCCGCTGTTCGTGCGTACCGGGCGCGGGCTGGCGCCGACCCTCAAGGCCAATCAGTTGAAGCCCGTGGTCAGCGAAGCCTTGAACAAATGCCGCCAGAGCCTGGCCATGGTCGCCCCCGACACCGCCGACTATCAGGGCCGTTCGGTAACGCTGGGGCTGTCGGATGATTTCGAGATTGCCTATGGCCGGCAGATGATCGAGGCCGTGGCCCGGCGGGCGCCGAAGCTGCGGCTGATCTTTCGCCAGAGCCACAGCCAGATCGTCGCCGAGGCGCTGTTGCAGCGCAGCGTCGACCTGGCCATCAGTGCCGGTGGCTTTGCCGAACGTCTGCTCAGCCGCCAGGTGCTGGGGGAAGGCCATTACCTGTGCCTGGCAGACCCGGCCAGCCTGGCCCCCGGGCAACAGCAGATCAGTCTTGAGGAGTTTGTCGCACGGGAACACCTGCTGGTGTCGTCCCAGGGGTTTATCGGGATTACCGATGAAGGCTTGGCCAACCTGGGGCTGAGCCGCCAGGTGTGCGCCTCGACCACGCACTTTGCCGCCTTGCCCTTTCTGCTCAAGGGCAGCCAGGCGGTGGCGACCATTCCGGCCCATGCCGCCCGGCGCATCGCCGAACTCACCGGGCTGCAGTTGCTGCCCTGCCCCCTGGCCCTGCCGCGCTACCCGATCGAGCTGGGCTGGCGCACCAGCCCGCAGACCGACCCGCTGCTGGTGAAGGTACGCGAGGCGATTGTCGAGAGTTTTGCCCTTACTTGTTCGCCGCCATCAGGCGATTGA
- a CDS encoding carbon-nitrogen hydrolase family protein, with product MPKSVVAALQIGALPEGKAATLEQILSYEAAIIEAGAQLVVMPEALLGGYPKGEGFGTQLGYRLPEGREAFARYFANAIEVPGVETDALAALSARTGANLVLGVIERSGSTLYCTALYFDPQQGLSGKHRKLMPTGTERLIWGKGDGSTLPVLDTQVGRVGAVICWENMMPLLRTAMYAQGIEVWCAPTVDEREMWQVSMRHIAHEGRCFVVSACQVQASPEELGLEIANWPAQRPLIAGGSVIVGPMGDVLAGPLVGRAGLISAQIDTADLVRARYDYDVVGHYARPDVFELTVDQRPRPGVRFT from the coding sequence ATGCCCAAGTCCGTTGTCGCTGCCCTGCAGATCGGGGCCTTGCCTGAAGGCAAGGCCGCCACCCTGGAACAGATCCTCTCGTACGAGGCCGCCATCATCGAAGCCGGCGCGCAGTTGGTGGTGATGCCCGAAGCGCTGCTGGGGGGCTACCCCAAGGGCGAAGGCTTCGGCACCCAGCTGGGCTATCGCCTGCCTGAGGGCCGCGAAGCCTTTGCCCGCTACTTCGCCAATGCCATCGAGGTGCCTGGGGTGGAAACCGATGCCCTGGCCGCGCTGTCCGCCCGTACCGGCGCCAACCTGGTGCTGGGTGTCATCGAGCGCAGTGGCAGCACCCTGTACTGCACGGCGCTGTATTTCGACCCGCAGCAGGGGCTTTCGGGCAAGCACCGCAAACTGATGCCCACTGGGACCGAACGCTTGATCTGGGGCAAGGGCGACGGCTCGACCCTGCCGGTACTGGACACCCAGGTCGGCCGGGTGGGCGCGGTGATCTGCTGGGAAAACATGATGCCGCTGCTGCGTACCGCGATGTACGCCCAGGGCATCGAAGTCTGGTGTGCGCCCACGGTGGACGAGCGGGAAATGTGGCAGGTGAGCATGCGCCATATCGCTCACGAGGGGCGCTGCTTTGTGGTCAGCGCCTGTCAGGTGCAGGCCTCGCCCGAAGAACTGGGACTGGAGATTGCCAACTGGCCGGCCCAACGGCCGTTGATTGCCGGCGGCAGTGTGATCGTCGGGCCCATGGGGGACGTACTGGCCGGCCCCCTGGTGGGCCGGGCCGGGCTGATCAGCGCGCAGATCGATACCGCCGACCTGGTGCGGGCGCGCTATGACTACGACGTGGTCGGCCACTACGCCCGCCCGGATGTGTTCGAACTGACGGTGGACCAGCGCCCCCGTCCCGGGGTGCGCTTTACCTGA
- a CDS encoding GNAT family N-acetyltransferase, which translates to MDSHPTPALCTERLLLRPLELADADAIQQLFPQWEVVRYLNALVPWPYPADGALSFLRDMALPAMARGTQWHWTLRLRSNPGQMIGSISLMDEADNNRGFWLAPPWQGQGYMSEACKVVDHYWFEVLQRPLMRVPKAAPNQGSRRISERAGMRLIRSEDGEFVSGRFPVDIWEITREQWRRLR; encoded by the coding sequence ATGGACTCACACCCCACGCCCGCGCTGTGCACCGAACGCTTGCTGCTGCGCCCCCTGGAACTGGCGGACGCCGACGCCATCCAGCAGCTATTCCCCCAGTGGGAGGTGGTGCGCTACCTCAACGCCCTGGTGCCCTGGCCCTACCCGGCCGACGGCGCCCTGAGCTTCCTGCGGGACATGGCGCTGCCGGCGATGGCCCGGGGCACGCAATGGCACTGGACGCTGCGCCTGCGCAGCAACCCCGGGCAGATGATCGGCAGCATCAGCCTGATGGACGAAGCCGACAACAACCGCGGCTTCTGGCTGGCCCCGCCGTGGCAGGGCCAGGGCTACATGAGCGAGGCCTGCAAGGTGGTGGACCACTATTGGTTCGAGGTACTGCAACGGCCCTTGATGCGGGTGCCCAAGGCCGCGCCGAACCAGGGCTCGCGGCGGATTTCCGAACGCGCGGGCATGCGCCTGATCCGCTCCGAGGACGGTGAGTTCGTCAGTGGGCGATTCCCCGTGGACATCTGGGAAATCACCCGCGAGCAATGGCGCCGACTCAGGTAA